Proteins encoded together in one Bosea sp. (in: a-proteobacteria) window:
- a CDS encoding class I SAM-dependent methyltransferase: MTAKDDVRDFWNNAACGEELLLSTRDRDGFAAQAEERYRLEPYIPAFADFAQAKGLDVLEIGVGLGADHESYGRAGANLHGIDLTDRAIALTKQRLAFASLQSDLRVGDAEALPFADDSFDLVYSWGVIHHSPDTAAAAREILRVLKPGGRFRVMIYHKWSLVGAMLWLRYALAKGRPGMSLAEIYSTYLESPGTKAYTRREAVELFGGASEATAWVELTHGDLLESGAGQRHQGLLLTIARRIWPRWLLRRLGKGLGLFLLVSGTK; encoded by the coding sequence ATGACAGCCAAGGACGATGTCCGTGACTTCTGGAACAACGCCGCTTGTGGGGAAGAACTGTTACTGTCAACGAGAGATCGTGACGGCTTCGCCGCCCAGGCGGAGGAACGGTATCGTCTCGAACCCTATATCCCCGCCTTCGCGGACTTTGCCCAGGCAAAAGGCCTCGATGTTCTCGAGATAGGAGTCGGGCTGGGAGCCGATCATGAATCCTATGGGCGCGCCGGGGCCAACCTCCATGGCATAGACCTGACGGACCGCGCGATCGCTTTAACCAAGCAGCGCCTGGCGTTTGCGTCGTTGCAATCCGATTTGCGCGTGGGTGATGCCGAGGCGCTTCCGTTTGCCGACGATAGCTTCGACTTGGTCTATTCCTGGGGCGTCATCCACCACAGCCCCGACACCGCCGCGGCCGCCAGGGAAATCCTGCGCGTTCTGAAGCCCGGTGGCCGCTTCCGCGTCATGATCTACCATAAATGGAGCCTCGTCGGCGCCATGCTCTGGCTGCGCTATGCCCTGGCGAAGGGGCGGCCTGGCATGTCTCTCGCCGAAATCTATTCGACCTATTTGGAAAGTCCCGGCACGAAAGCCTACACCCGCCGTGAAGCCGTGGAACTGTTCGGAGGCGCTTCCGAAGCAACGGCGTGGGTCGAACTCACACATGGCGATTTGCTTGAATCCGGAGCCGGGCAACGCCATCAAGGGCTGCTTCTGACGATCGCCAGGCGCATATGGCCGCGATGGTTGCTTCGACGTCTCGGCAAGGGCCTCGGCCTGTTTCTTCTCGTGAGCGGCACGAAATAG
- a CDS encoding alginate lyase family protein, which yields MLHRLHLYWETLRHLRPVQFHGRLRFRLARPRPDLRPAPPRRVLIPEGWAPPACRRPSQTGPDRFCFLNETHTLAECGWDDPTIGKLWRYNLHYFDDLNAEGAGERRSWHEQAIARWIAENPPGRGTGWEPYPTSLRIVNWIKWVLAGNALSPDGFHSLAVQTRWLTRRLEYHLLGNHLFANAKALVFAGVFFAGPEADSWLAQGLSILAREIPEQILPDGGQFELSPMYHALALEDMLDLVNLLRSAGSAIPAGWREVTDWPERIAAMRGWLAAMCHPDGEIAFFNDAAIGIAPSPAELERYAARLNLEALPAPGTGATWLRDSGYIRLATGPVVALLDVARIGPDYLPGHAHADTLSFEMSLAGQRMLVNAGTSEYGGGPERLRQRGTAAHNTVSIGMENSSEVWSGFRVARRARPQGLTLSGDGATISCGHDGYERLPGRPRHLRTWQADSDRLIVTDRIEGGRHDARARFHLHPDVTVSEGADPGTGLLARGPDAALRWRVLTGSHRIVPSSWHPEFGITRSSRCLEVELRNGESMVEFSWSRR from the coding sequence ATGCTGCATCGCCTGCATCTCTATTGGGAGACGCTCCGTCACCTTCGGCCCGTCCAGTTCCATGGCCGGCTGCGGTTTCGCCTCGCCCGCCCGCGGCCCGACCTGCGCCCGGCGCCGCCACGGCGCGTGCTCATTCCGGAAGGCTGGGCCCCGCCCGCGTGCCGCCGGCCATCGCAGACGGGTCCCGACCGGTTTTGCTTTCTCAACGAGACGCACACGCTGGCCGAATGTGGCTGGGACGATCCCACCATCGGCAAGCTCTGGCGCTACAATCTGCACTATTTCGACGACCTGAACGCGGAAGGCGCCGGGGAGCGCAGATCCTGGCACGAGCAAGCCATCGCGCGCTGGATCGCGGAGAACCCGCCGGGGCGCGGCACGGGCTGGGAGCCCTATCCGACCTCGCTGCGCATCGTGAACTGGATCAAATGGGTGCTGGCCGGCAACGCGCTCTCCCCGGACGGCTTCCACAGCCTCGCCGTCCAGACGCGCTGGCTGACCCGGCGGCTGGAATATCACCTGCTCGGCAATCACCTGTTCGCCAACGCCAAGGCGCTCGTCTTCGCGGGGGTCTTCTTCGCGGGGCCGGAGGCGGATTCCTGGCTGGCGCAGGGTCTCAGCATCCTCGCCCGCGAGATCCCCGAACAGATCCTGCCCGATGGCGGCCAGTTCGAGCTCAGCCCGATGTACCATGCGCTGGCGCTCGAGGACATGCTCGACCTCGTGAACCTGCTGCGCAGTGCCGGCTCCGCCATTCCGGCCGGCTGGCGGGAGGTGACGGACTGGCCGGAGCGGATCGCGGCGATGCGCGGCTGGCTTGCCGCCATGTGCCATCCCGATGGCGAGATCGCCTTCTTCAACGACGCCGCCATCGGCATCGCGCCCTCTCCCGCGGAGCTGGAGCGCTACGCGGCCCGCCTGAACCTGGAAGCGCTCCCGGCGCCCGGCACCGGCGCGACATGGCTGCGCGACAGCGGCTATATCCGCCTCGCGACGGGCCCTGTCGTGGCGCTGCTGGACGTCGCCCGTATCGGCCCCGATTACCTGCCGGGCCATGCGCATGCCGACACGCTCTCCTTCGAGATGTCGCTCGCCGGCCAGCGGATGCTGGTGAATGCGGGGACCTCCGAATATGGCGGCGGCCCCGAGCGCCTGCGCCAGCGCGGGACCGCCGCCCACAATACCGTCAGCATCGGCATGGAAAACTCGTCGGAGGTCTGGTCCGGCTTTCGCGTCGCGCGCCGTGCCCGCCCGCAAGGGCTTACTCTCTCCGGCGACGGCGCGACGATCAGCTGCGGCCATGACGGCTATGAGCGCCTGCCCGGCCGGCCGCGGCATCTGCGGACATGGCAAGCCGACAGCGATCGGCTGATCGTCACGGACCGGATCGAGGGCGGCCGGCACGACGCCCGCGCCCGCTTCCATCTGCACCCCGACGTCACCGTTTCCGAAGGCGCCGATCCCGGAACCGGGCTGCTGGCGCGCGGGCCGGACGCCGCGCTGCGTTGGCGCGTTCTCACCGGCAGCCACCGGATCGTTCCATCGAGCTGGCACCCCGAATTCGGGATCACACGATCGTCCCGATGCCTCGAAGTCGAACTCAGGAACGGCGAAAGCATGGTCGAATTCTCCTGGAGTCGACGTTAG
- a CDS encoding Wzz/FepE/Etk N-terminal domain-containing protein, which translates to MHGFGNRAQIDRRGLPDHDDGEDSAGTLLDIDFEQLIAAIRRQARLGAVIVAATLAIGLAYLITAVPIYTASTTILIDSRRNQDQIAGSIAELTFDTGAIDSQLEVIRSDRVAASVVQALGLDKLPEFTTNQTSVIGTAIGFVRSVLNVRNWFTSRDVLAEEEAERARRDAIDKLNDNMTVRRVARTYVLQISYSSPNPALAKQIADAFAEAYFRDQLEARFEITKRASGWMQDRLAELKESSLRTDLAVQRFKAERGIIATGQTSSGNQMLVTDQQLMELTTQLSTARSETAKAEAKLQQINDILRSGKADGAVTESLGNPVINDFRTRYLRASKTEADLSSRLGKNHFQVINLRNEMTQYERLIFEELQRIAETYVSDLEIARNREKSLNESMATLIGQKAVSNETMVQLRELDREAEVFKNLYQTFLQRYQDAIQRESLPTTEARVLSPAVLPIAPSAPRTGIVLALAGFLGLAMAGGIGALREFRDRVFRVGAQVRGETGLEFLGTLPAVEVKPLAASEASANPRDIQLQSSVLRHVLDAPLSSFAEVLRSAKVEVDLATAGKREGAKIVGVVSVLPGEGKTTTSKNFASLTAFLGERTLLIDADLRNPGLTRAIGRHAGFGLLEVLRGERSLKDAILMEPDSNLAFLPAVTRKRLTQSSEILTSREMEALLQAAGSEFDYIVVDLPPVGPVVDVRAAGRLFDGFVFVVEWGKTPRAVVRSALQDDPTLYDKCVGILFNKADTKLMQSYNKADSKYYYYGRYGKYYTDASKPSA; encoded by the coding sequence ATGCATGGGTTCGGAAACAGGGCGCAGATCGACAGACGCGGCCTGCCCGATCATGACGACGGCGAAGACAGCGCAGGCACGCTGCTCGACATCGATTTCGAGCAGCTGATCGCCGCGATACGGCGCCAGGCGCGCCTGGGCGCCGTCATCGTCGCCGCCACGCTCGCGATCGGCCTCGCCTATCTGATCACGGCCGTTCCGATCTACACGGCCTCGACCACGATCCTGATCGACAGCCGCCGCAACCAGGACCAGATCGCCGGCTCGATCGCGGAGCTGACCTTCGACACCGGAGCGATCGACAGCCAGCTCGAGGTCATCCGCTCCGACCGCGTCGCCGCGAGCGTGGTGCAGGCGCTCGGGCTCGACAAACTGCCCGAATTCACGACGAACCAGACATCCGTCATCGGCACGGCGATCGGCTTCGTGCGCTCCGTCCTCAATGTCCGCAACTGGTTCACCTCGCGCGACGTCCTCGCCGAGGAAGAAGCCGAACGCGCGCGGCGCGACGCGATCGACAAGCTCAACGACAACATGACGGTGCGGCGCGTCGCACGAACTTACGTCCTTCAGATCTCCTATTCCTCGCCCAATCCGGCGCTCGCCAAACAGATCGCCGATGCCTTCGCCGAAGCCTATTTCAGAGACCAGCTCGAAGCCCGCTTCGAGATCACCAAGCGTGCCAGCGGCTGGATGCAGGACAGGTTGGCGGAGCTCAAGGAGAGCTCGCTGCGGACCGACCTCGCGGTACAGCGGTTCAAGGCGGAGCGCGGCATCATCGCCACCGGCCAGACCAGCTCCGGCAACCAGATGCTCGTCACCGACCAGCAGCTCATGGAGCTGACCACCCAGCTCTCGACCGCCCGCTCCGAGACGGCGAAGGCGGAAGCCAAGCTGCAGCAGATCAACGACATCCTGCGCTCGGGGAAAGCGGACGGCGCGGTCACCGAATCGCTCGGCAACCCCGTCATCAACGATTTCCGGACGCGCTACCTGCGCGCCTCCAAGACCGAAGCCGACCTTTCGAGCCGCCTGGGCAAGAACCATTTCCAGGTCATCAACCTGCGCAACGAGATGACGCAGTATGAGAGGCTGATCTTCGAAGAGCTGCAGCGGATCGCCGAAACCTATGTTTCGGACCTCGAAATCGCGCGCAACCGCGAAAAGAGCCTGAACGAGTCGATGGCCACGCTCATCGGCCAGAAGGCGGTCTCGAACGAGACCATGGTGCAGCTGCGCGAGCTCGACCGCGAGGCGGAGGTCTTCAAGAACCTCTACCAGACGTTCCTGCAGCGCTATCAGGATGCGATCCAGCGCGAATCCCTGCCGACGACCGAAGCGCGCGTGCTGAGCCCCGCGGTCTTGCCGATCGCGCCGAGCGCGCCGCGCACCGGAATCGTCCTCGCGCTGGCCGGCTTCCTCGGATTGGCGATGGCCGGCGGCATCGGGGCCTTGCGTGAGTTCCGGGACCGGGTGTTCCGGGTCGGCGCCCAGGTTCGCGGCGAGACGGGCCTGGAGTTCCTCGGCACCTTGCCCGCCGTGGAGGTGAAGCCGCTCGCAGCAAGCGAAGCCAGCGCGAACCCGCGCGATATCCAGCTGCAATCCTCGGTCCTGAGGCACGTCCTCGATGCCCCGCTCTCGAGCTTCGCCGAAGTGCTGCGCAGCGCCAAGGTCGAGGTCGATCTCGCCACCGCCGGCAAGCGCGAGGGCGCCAAGATCGTAGGCGTCGTCTCGGTGCTGCCGGGCGAGGGCAAGACGACGACATCGAAGAATTTCGCCAGCCTGACGGCCTTCCTCGGCGAACGCACCCTGCTGATCGACGCCGACCTGCGCAATCCGGGGCTGACGCGCGCGATCGGCCGGCACGCCGGATTCGGCCTTCTCGAAGTGCTGCGCGGAGAGCGCTCGCTCAAGGATGCGATCCTGATGGAGCCGGACAGCAACCTCGCCTTCCTGCCCGCCGTGACCCGCAAGCGCCTGACCCAGAGCAGCGAGATCCTGACCTCGCGCGAGATGGAGGCGCTTTTGCAGGCGGCCGGGTCGGAATTCGACTATATCGTCGTCGATCTTCCCCCTGTCGGCCCCGTCGTCGACGTCAGGGCTGCCGGACGCCTGTTCGACGGCTTCGTCTTCGTGGTCGAATGGGGCAAGACGCCGCGCGCCGTGGTCAGAAGCGCTCTCCAGGACGATCCGACCCTCTACGACAAATGCGTCGGAATCCTGTTCAACAAGGCCGATACGAAGCTGATGCAGTCGTATAACAAGGCCGATTCCAAATATTATTATTACGGTCGCTACGGGAAATATTACACCGACGCGAGCAAGCCATCCGCCTGA
- a CDS encoding glycosyltransferase family 4 protein, translating into MHILFLTDNFPPEVNAPASRTFEHCREWVKAGHRVTVITCAPNFPKGKVFDGYRNRLFARETIEGIEVVRVWSYITANEGFLRRTLDYVSFMVAAVPASFRVDRPDVVVATSPQFFTACAGWLVGALRRRPFVFELRDLWPESIRAVGAMKASALLDALERLELFLYRRATAIVSVTHAFRDNLIARGIDGAKIHVVTNGADLDRFQPRDKDAALMSTLGLQGKFIAGYIGTHGLAHALETLLEAAGLLQEQGRDDIHMLFLGDGARKAELVERAQRSGLRNVTFLDTVPKEDVVRYWSILDASVIHLRRSALFETVIPSKLFETMAMGVPVLHGVKGESARIVEAEKAGLTFEPENAAALSDRLVQLADDRSATAGFSANGRSGAQNYDRRHLAARMLDLLAACRRPKTAGAIERPVASG; encoded by the coding sequence ATGCATATCCTGTTCCTGACGGACAATTTTCCGCCCGAAGTGAACGCTCCGGCAAGCCGGACGTTCGAGCATTGCCGCGAGTGGGTGAAAGCCGGGCATCGCGTCACCGTCATCACCTGCGCGCCCAATTTTCCCAAAGGGAAGGTCTTTGACGGCTACCGCAACCGGCTGTTCGCGCGCGAGACCATCGAGGGCATCGAGGTCGTCCGGGTCTGGAGCTACATCACCGCCAACGAGGGCTTCCTGAGGCGGACGCTCGACTATGTCAGCTTCATGGTCGCGGCGGTCCCGGCGAGCTTCAGGGTGGACCGGCCCGACGTCGTCGTCGCGACCTCGCCGCAATTCTTCACCGCCTGCGCCGGCTGGCTCGTCGGTGCGCTCCGCCGCAGGCCGTTCGTCTTCGAGCTGCGCGACCTCTGGCCCGAATCGATCCGGGCCGTTGGCGCCATGAAGGCTTCCGCGCTGCTCGATGCGCTCGAACGGCTGGAGCTCTTTCTCTACCGCCGCGCCACGGCGATCGTCAGCGTCACCCATGCCTTCCGCGACAATCTGATCGCGCGCGGCATCGACGGAGCCAAGATCCATGTCGTGACGAACGGAGCCGATCTCGACCGTTTCCAGCCGCGGGACAAGGATGCGGCGCTCATGTCGACGCTCGGCTTGCAGGGCAAGTTCATCGCCGGCTATATCGGCACGCACGGCCTCGCCCACGCGCTCGAAACGCTTCTGGAGGCGGCCGGCCTGCTTCAGGAGCAGGGCCGCGACGACATCCATATGCTGTTCCTGGGCGACGGCGCGAGGAAAGCCGAGCTGGTCGAGCGCGCGCAGCGATCCGGCCTGCGCAATGTGACCTTCCTCGACACAGTCCCCAAGGAGGACGTCGTCCGCTACTGGTCGATCCTGGACGCCTCGGTCATCCACTTGCGCCGCAGCGCGCTGTTCGAAACTGTCATCCCCTCCAAGCTGTTCGAGACGATGGCGATGGGCGTGCCCGTCCTGCACGGGGTCAAAGGCGAATCGGCCCGGATCGTCGAGGCCGAGAAAGCGGGCCTGACCTTCGAGCCCGAGAACGCGGCCGCACTCAGCGACCGCCTCGTGCAACTGGCGGACGACAGGAGCGCGACCGCAGGCTTCTCAGCGAACGGACGCAGCGGCGCGCAGAACTACGACCGCCGCCATCTGGCCGCGCGGATGCTCGACCTGCTGGCTGCTTGCCGGCGACCGAAAACGGCAGGGGCGATCGAACGCCCCGTCGCGAGCGGTTGA
- a CDS encoding bi-domain-containing oxidoreductase produces MKQILQSLKTGATEVAEVPCPAPGRGQVLIRSSRTLVSAGTERMLVDFGKAGFIGKARQQPDKVRQVVDKVRTDGLAPTLEAVFNKLDQPLPLGYCNVGTVLEAGAGVAGFAPGERVVSNGKHAEAVAVPVNLVAKVPDAVSDDEAAFTVLGAIALQGVRLVQPTLGEAVVVTGLGLIGLVAVQLLRAHGCRVLGLDFDPEKLRLARAFGAETVDLSAGADPVAAAAAFSRGRGVDAVIITASTKSNEPVHQAALMSRKRGRIVLVGVTGLTLSRADFYEKELTFQVSCSYGPGRYDPNYEEKGQDYPVGFVRWTEQRNFEAVLDMMADGRLDVKPLVSHRFPIAEAADAYALVSGAAPSLGILLDYPAAAARPAEALRARTVVLAPAASAAGQAAIGVIGSGNYATAVLIPAFKAAGARLVNVASSGGVSGLHAGRKFGFEQATTDVEALLADPAIGAVVAATRHDSHANLVCRALRARKHVFVEKPLALAREEIAAIEAARAEAIAAGFAPIVMVGFNRRFAPQVVRIKQLLAGASGPRSFVMTVNAGAIPADHWTQDREAGGGRIIGEACHFVDLLRFLADAPIASHAMRTMAGGSGDTATITLTFADGSIGAIHYFANGSKAFPKERLEVFTGGRILQLDNFRRLQGFGWPGFRKLNLWRQDKGQTACAAAFARAVERGGPEPIPYEELIEVAAATIAIAADATA; encoded by the coding sequence ATGAAACAAATCCTCCAGTCCCTCAAGACCGGCGCGACCGAGGTCGCGGAGGTGCCCTGCCCCGCGCCCGGCCGCGGGCAGGTGCTGATCCGCTCGTCGCGCACGCTGGTCTCGGCCGGCACCGAGCGTATGCTGGTCGATTTCGGCAAGGCCGGCTTCATCGGCAAGGCGCGCCAGCAGCCGGACAAGGTCCGCCAGGTCGTCGACAAGGTCCGCACCGACGGGCTCGCGCCGACGCTGGAAGCGGTGTTCAACAAGCTCGATCAGCCGCTGCCGCTCGGCTACTGCAATGTCGGCACCGTGCTGGAGGCCGGCGCCGGCGTGGCGGGCTTCGCACCGGGCGAGCGTGTGGTCTCGAACGGCAAGCACGCCGAGGCCGTGGCCGTGCCGGTCAATCTCGTCGCGAAAGTCCCGGATGCGGTGTCCGACGACGAGGCCGCCTTCACCGTGCTCGGTGCCATCGCGCTCCAGGGCGTCCGCCTCGTCCAGCCGACGCTCGGCGAGGCCGTGGTCGTCACCGGGCTCGGGCTGATCGGGCTCGTCGCCGTGCAGCTCCTGCGCGCCCATGGCTGCCGGGTGCTCGGCCTCGACTTCGATCCGGAGAAGCTCAGGCTGGCACGGGCCTTCGGCGCCGAGACGGTCGACCTGTCGGCGGGCGCCGATCCCGTCGCCGCCGCGGCGGCCTTCTCGCGCGGGCGCGGCGTCGACGCGGTCATCATCACAGCCTCGACGAAGAGCAACGAGCCCGTGCATCAGGCGGCCCTGATGAGCCGCAAGCGCGGCCGCATCGTGCTCGTCGGCGTGACCGGGCTTACGCTGTCACGGGCCGATTTCTACGAGAAGGAGCTGACCTTCCAGGTCTCCTGCTCCTACGGGCCGGGCCGCTACGATCCGAACTACGAGGAGAAGGGGCAGGACTATCCCGTCGGCTTCGTGCGCTGGACCGAGCAGCGCAATTTCGAGGCGGTGCTCGACATGATGGCCGATGGCCGCCTCGACGTGAAGCCGCTGGTCTCGCACCGCTTCCCCATTGCCGAGGCGGCGGACGCCTACGCGCTGGTCAGCGGCGCGGCGCCCTCGCTCGGCATCCTGCTGGACTATCCGGCTGCCGCAGCCCGGCCGGCGGAAGCCTTGCGGGCGCGCACGGTGGTGCTGGCGCCGGCCGCTTCGGCGGCGGGCCAGGCGGCGATCGGCGTCATCGGCTCCGGCAACTACGCGACCGCCGTGCTGATCCCGGCCTTCAAGGCCGCCGGCGCGCGGCTCGTGAACGTCGCCTCCAGCGGCGGTGTCAGCGGCTTGCACGCCGGCCGCAAGTTCGGTTTCGAGCAGGCCACCACCGATGTCGAGGCGCTGCTCGCCGATCCCGCGATCGGCGCCGTCGTCGCCGCGACGCGCCATGACAGCCATGCCAACCTGGTCTGCCGCGCGCTCAGGGCGCGCAAGCACGTCTTCGTCGAAAAGCCGCTGGCGCTGGCGCGGGAGGAGATCGCCGCGATCGAGGCCGCCCGCGCGGAGGCGATCGCGGCCGGCTTCGCACCGATCGTCATGGTCGGCTTCAACCGGCGCTTCGCGCCGCAGGTCGTCAGGATCAAGCAGCTGCTTGCGGGCGCCTCCGGCCCTCGCTCCTTCGTCATGACCGTCAACGCCGGAGCGATCCCCGCCGATCACTGGACGCAGGACCGTGAGGCCGGCGGCGGGCGCATCATCGGCGAAGCCTGCCACTTCGTCGACCTGTTGCGCTTCCTCGCGGACGCCCCGATCGCCTCCCATGCCATGCGGACGATGGCCGGCGGCAGCGGCGACACCGCCACGATCACGCTTACCTTCGCCGACGGCTCGATCGGCGCGATCCATTACTTCGCCAACGGCAGCAAGGCCTTCCCGAAGGAGCGGCTGGAGGTGTTCACCGGCGGCCGCATCCTCCAGCTCGACAATTTCCGCCGGCTCCAGGGCTTCGGCTGGCCGGGCTTCCGCAAGCTGAACCTGTGGCGCCAGGACAAGGGCCAGACGGCTTGCGCCGCCGCTTTCGCGCGGGCGGTGGAGCGAGGCGGGCCGGAGCCGATTCCCTACGAAGAACTGATCGAGGTCGCGGCGGCGACGATCGCGATCGCTGCGGACGCAACGGCATGA
- the wecB gene encoding non-hydrolyzing UDP-N-acetylglucosamine 2-epimerase produces MTELLIDIIAGARPNFMKIAPIIKALEARRAEGGRLRYRLVHTGQHYDARMSGDFFSQLGIPEPDVNLESGSGTQAEQTAAIMTRYERLLLDQPSRLCLVVGDVTSTMACAIAAKKLTIPVAHVEAGIRSGDITMPEEINRLVTDSITDWFFTTTTVAGDNLRRSGVEPQRIVFVGNTMIDTLLANLDRLRPPSFWDELGLKPGGYFVVTLHRPSNVDSTASFARLLGAIGAGTHGLPVVFPVHPRTAKTLRELPGVPETIRFVDPQPYLEFNHLVRHAKAVVTDSGGITEETTVLGVPCMTLRNSTERPETVTVGTNELIGTDPDALGPAFARLFAGQWKKGAIPEKWDGRTGERIVAALEELLPV; encoded by the coding sequence ATGACCGAGCTGCTCATCGACATCATCGCCGGGGCGCGGCCGAACTTCATGAAGATCGCGCCGATCATCAAGGCCCTGGAAGCACGCCGCGCGGAAGGCGGGCGGCTGCGCTACCGGCTGGTCCATACCGGCCAGCACTACGACGCGCGCATGTCCGGCGACTTCTTCAGCCAGCTCGGCATCCCCGAGCCGGACGTCAACCTGGAATCCGGCTCGGGCACGCAGGCCGAGCAGACGGCGGCGATCATGACGCGCTACGAGCGGCTGCTGCTCGATCAGCCGAGCCGGCTGTGCCTCGTGGTCGGCGACGTCACCTCGACCATGGCCTGCGCCATCGCCGCCAAGAAGCTGACGATCCCGGTCGCCCATGTCGAGGCCGGCATCCGCTCGGGCGACATCACCATGCCGGAGGAGATCAACCGGCTCGTGACCGATTCCATCACCGACTGGTTCTTCACCACGACCACCGTCGCCGGCGACAACCTGCGGCGCAGCGGTGTCGAGCCACAGAGAATCGTCTTCGTCGGCAACACGATGATCGACACGCTCTTGGCCAATCTCGACCGGCTGCGCCCGCCTTCGTTCTGGGACGAGCTCGGCCTCAAGCCGGGCGGATATTTCGTGGTCACGCTGCACCGGCCCTCGAACGTCGACAGCACCGCCTCCTTCGCGCGCCTGCTCGGCGCGATCGGCGCCGGCACGCACGGCCTGCCGGTCGTCTTCCCCGTCCATCCGCGCACGGCGAAGACGCTGCGCGAGCTGCCGGGCGTGCCGGAGACGATCCGCTTCGTCGATCCCCAGCCCTATCTCGAGTTCAACCATCTCGTCCGCCACGCCAAGGCCGTCGTCACCGATTCCGGCGGCATCACCGAGGAGACGACGGTGCTCGGCGTGCCCTGCATGACGCTGCGGAATTCGACCGAACGGCCGGAGACGGTCACGGTCGGCACCAACGAGCTGATCGGCACCGATCCCGACGCGCTTGGCCCCGCCTTCGCGCGCCTGTTCGCCGGACAGTGGAAGAAGGGAGCAATCCCCGAGAAATGGGACGGCCGGACGGGCGAGCGCATCGTGGCGGCGCTGGAAGAGCTGCTGCCGGTCTGA
- a CDS encoding polysaccharide biosynthesis/export family protein, which translates to MELSQSVLAALRDLGPGSLYRSFGTGRGGPPRITVGVGDSVQVTIFESAAGGLFIPNDAGARPGNFIQIPAQTVDQAGYISVPYAGAVPAKGRSLPEIQADIERRLANRAIEPQAVVALTNQTSSQVTVIGQVGSPNKININPAGDRILDVISKASGIADAGYETFVSLQRGRRKETIYFLNLLSNSQENIYVAPGDVIYVFQQKRAFTAFGASGQSGQFKFEQEHLPLADAVGKAGGLLDNRADPGQVLLYRIEHRELLERMNVDLSAFPRGQRAIPTIFRANFRDPSSFFVAKSFMMQDRDTIYVTNSDSVELFKFLDLVTGISGAVANVTSDVVTTRNAERVLRR; encoded by the coding sequence GTGGAGCTGTCACAGAGCGTGCTCGCCGCCTTGCGCGACCTCGGGCCCGGCTCGCTCTACCGCAGCTTCGGAACGGGTCGCGGCGGGCCGCCGCGCATCACCGTCGGCGTCGGCGATTCGGTCCAGGTCACGATTTTCGAATCGGCGGCCGGCGGCCTGTTCATCCCGAACGATGCCGGCGCGAGGCCGGGCAACTTCATCCAGATTCCGGCGCAGACCGTCGACCAGGCCGGCTACATCTCCGTTCCCTATGCCGGCGCCGTGCCGGCGAAGGGGCGCTCGCTGCCCGAGATCCAGGCGGACATCGAACGGCGCCTGGCCAACCGCGCGATCGAGCCTCAGGCGGTCGTGGCGCTGACCAACCAGACCTCGTCGCAGGTCACGGTCATCGGCCAGGTCGGGTCGCCCAACAAGATCAACATCAACCCCGCCGGCGATCGCATCCTCGACGTGATCTCCAAGGCGTCCGGCATCGCCGATGCCGGCTATGAGACCTTCGTCTCGCTGCAGCGCGGACGGCGCAAGGAGACGATCTACTTCCTGAACCTCCTGTCGAATTCGCAGGAGAACATCTATGTCGCGCCGGGCGACGTGATCTACGTCTTCCAGCAGAAGCGCGCGTTCACGGCATTCGGCGCCTCCGGCCAGAGCGGGCAGTTCAAGTTCGAGCAGGAGCACCTGCCGCTCGCCGACGCGGTCGGCAAGGCCGGCGGCCTCTTGGACAACCGGGCCGACCCGGGGCAGGTGCTGCTCTACCGCATCGAACATCGCGAGTTGCTCGAGCGGATGAACGTCGATCTTTCGGCCTTCCCCAGGGGGCAGCGCGCGATCCCCACGATCTTCCGCGCGAATTTCCGCGATCCATCGAGCTTCTTCGTCGCGAAGAGCTTCATGATGCAGGACCGCGACACGATCTACGTCACGAACTCCGATTCGGTCGAGCTGTTCAAGTTCCTCGATCTGGTCACCGGCATCTCGGGCGCCGTCGCCAACGTCACCTCCGACGTCGTCACGACGCGCAATGCCGAACGTGTCTTGAGACGGTGA